A DNA window from Euzebyales bacterium contains the following coding sequences:
- a CDS encoding SgcJ/EcaC family oxidoreductase, whose translation MPLVRSPEIEAVVRRVLVAWNDGDADTIANLFSTDPGLRVLGFDHDERWAGHDEFLKLFRRQAVEMVGWTLDIDHVEGFEDDGVGWVIAHTTMTTQAARTPLRHMASLRIESGVWRVVQWQNSIPVPNEQIFGVPLTTTLDELMASLIDDDVRLEAVAGSEGTLTLVFTDVVDSTGLAASVGDAAYAELMTSHEVAIRRVAASHGGSVVKVLGDGAMLTFESARASVCAAVEIRRSSSAAGLPVRIGIHTGEVVRAGDDFLGITVNKAARVAASADADEIMLSATTRDLVGSMSGLRYGEPRMVALKGLAGVDQIVPVEIGAD comes from the coding sequence ATGCCGCTGGTTCGCTCCCCTGAGATCGAGGCCGTGGTTCGACGGGTCCTGGTGGCGTGGAATGATGGGGACGCAGACACCATCGCCAATCTTTTCTCGACAGACCCTGGCTTGCGTGTCCTTGGCTTCGACCACGACGAGCGGTGGGCCGGTCACGACGAGTTTCTGAAGCTGTTCCGCAGGCAAGCGGTCGAGATGGTTGGCTGGACGCTGGACATCGACCACGTGGAGGGGTTCGAGGACGACGGCGTCGGGTGGGTGATCGCCCACACGACCATGACGACGCAGGCGGCCCGGACCCCGCTGCGTCACATGGCATCGCTGCGTATCGAGTCGGGGGTGTGGCGGGTTGTCCAGTGGCAGAACTCGATACCCGTGCCGAATGAGCAGATCTTCGGTGTCCCGCTCACCACGACACTCGACGAGTTGATGGCATCGCTCATCGATGATGATGTCCGACTCGAAGCGGTCGCCGGATCTGAAGGGACGTTGACGTTGGTGTTCACCGATGTCGTGGATTCCACGGGGTTGGCCGCGTCCGTCGGTGACGCCGCCTACGCCGAGCTGATGACCTCGCATGAAGTGGCGATTCGGAGGGTCGCAGCGTCGCACGGCGGATCGGTTGTCAAGGTCCTCGGGGACGGCGCGATGCTGACCTTCGAGTCGGCTCGAGCCTCGGTGTGTGCGGCCGTCGAGATCCGGCGGTCCTCGTCGGCGGCAGGTCTGCCGGTTCGGATCGGCATCCACACCGGAGAGGTCGTGCGAGCCGGCGATGACTTCCTCGGCATCACCGTCAACAAGGCGGCTCGGGTGGCGGCTTCGGCCGATGCCGATGAGATCATGCTGTCGGCCACCACGAGAGACCTCGTCGGTTCGATGTCAGGTCTGCGGTACGGCGAACCGCGCATGGTCGCGTTGAAGGGACTCGCCGGTGTCGATCAGATCGTCCCGGTGGAGATCGGTGCCGATTGA